In Streptomyces longhuiensis, the following proteins share a genomic window:
- a CDS encoding ATP-binding protein — protein sequence MKIAFVGTGGSGKTTLSSLFIRHLAAMGAPVIAVDADINQHLGPALGLDDDQAAELPAMGARLPLIKDYLRGSNPRIASADTMIKTTPPGEGSRLLRVRENNPVYDACARPVELDGGAARLMVTGPFTEADLGVSCYHSKTGAVELCLNHLVDGRDEYVVVDMTAGSDSFASGMFTRFDMTFLVAEPTRKGVSVYRQYKEYARDFGITLKVVGNKVQGQDDLDFLRAQVGDDLLVTVGHSDWVRAMEKGRPPRFDLLEEPNAAALRTLRSAVDAAYAGRDWERYTRQMVHFHLKNAQSWGNAKTGADLAAQVDPAFVLQESVAATA from the coding sequence ATGAAGATCGCTTTCGTGGGGACGGGCGGCAGCGGGAAGACCACGCTGTCCTCGCTCTTCATCCGTCACCTCGCCGCCATGGGCGCCCCGGTCATCGCGGTGGACGCCGACATCAACCAGCACCTGGGGCCCGCGCTCGGTCTCGACGACGACCAAGCGGCCGAACTGCCCGCCATGGGCGCACGCCTCCCCCTCATCAAGGACTACCTGCGCGGCTCGAATCCACGGATCGCCTCCGCGGACACGATGATCAAGACGACCCCGCCCGGCGAGGGCTCGCGCCTTCTGCGGGTACGCGAGAACAACCCGGTGTACGACGCGTGTGCCCGACCCGTGGAACTCGACGGCGGGGCCGCGCGTTTGATGGTCACGGGCCCCTTCACCGAAGCCGACCTCGGTGTCTCCTGCTACCACTCCAAGACCGGAGCGGTGGAGCTGTGTCTGAACCACCTCGTCGACGGCCGCGACGAGTACGTGGTGGTCGACATGACCGCGGGTTCGGACTCCTTCGCCTCCGGCATGTTCACCCGCTTCGACATGACGTTCCTCGTCGCCGAGCCGACGCGTAAGGGGGTCTCGGTCTACCGCCAGTACAAGGAGTACGCACGGGACTTCGGCATCACGCTGAAGGTCGTGGGGAACAAGGTGCAGGGCCAGGACGACCTCGACTTCCTCCGCGCACAGGTGGGGGACGACCTGCTCGTCACCGTCGGGCACTCCGACTGGGTACGCGCCATGGAGAAGGGCCGCCCGCCCCGGTTCGACCTCCTTGAGGAGCCCAACGCGGCCGCCCTGCGCACGCTCAGGTCCGCCGTGGACGCCGCCTACGCGGGCCGTGACTGGGAGCGCTACACACGCCAGATGGTCCACTTCCACCTGAAGAACGCTCAGAGTTGGGGCAACGCGAAGACGGGCGCCGACCTGGCGGCACAGGTCGACCCCGCCTTCGTCCTCCAGGAGAGTGTGGCCGCCACCGCCTGA
- a CDS encoding oxidoreductase, with protein sequence MSTTADPLAALGALPGVSDSVDSVRKAVDRVYGHRVMRRRSTAVTSEAALRGARGSAALSGADWPLEEVRRRSDFSGAGGDEEARTVGAALRLTAEAGQLLSIWRQSPLRVLARLHLVAAADNGDTVGRPRQGDEPVDEPLVELPLPDAQEVAGRLEGLSGLIIAGSSAPALVTAAVVHGELLALRPFGSYNGLVARTAERIVLVGSGLDPKSICPAEVGHAEQGRAEYLAALEGYVSGTPEGVAAWIAHCGRSVEFGARESTAVCEALQRGAA encoded by the coding sequence ATGAGTACGACAGCCGACCCCCTTGCCGCCCTCGGGGCCCTTCCGGGCGTCTCCGACTCCGTGGATTCCGTGCGCAAGGCCGTGGACCGGGTCTACGGCCACCGGGTCATGCGGCGTCGCAGCACTGCGGTCACCTCCGAGGCCGCGCTGCGCGGCGCGCGGGGCAGCGCGGCGCTGTCCGGCGCCGACTGGCCGCTCGAAGAGGTGCGCAGGCGCTCCGACTTCAGCGGCGCGGGCGGGGACGAGGAGGCGCGCACCGTCGGCGCTGCCCTCCGGCTGACGGCGGAGGCGGGCCAGCTCCTGTCGATCTGGCGGCAGTCCCCGCTGCGGGTGCTCGCGCGTCTGCACCTCGTGGCTGCGGCCGACAACGGCGACACGGTGGGGCGCCCCCGTCAGGGAGACGAGCCGGTCGACGAGCCGCTGGTCGAGCTGCCGCTGCCGGACGCGCAGGAAGTGGCGGGCCGGCTCGAAGGGCTCTCCGGCTTGATCATTGCGGGCAGTTCGGCCCCGGCCCTGGTCACCGCGGCCGTCGTGCACGGCGAACTGCTCGCGCTGCGGCCCTTCGGGTCGTACAACGGCCTGGTCGCGCGCACGGCCGAGCGCATCGTCCTGGTGGGCAGTGGTCTCGACCCCAAGTCGATCTGCCCGGCCGAGGTGGGACACGCGGAGCAGGGGCGCGCGGAGTATCTGGCCGCGCTCGAAGGCTATGTGTCGGGCACTCCGGAAGGGGTTGCCGCGTGGATCGCGCACTGCGGGCGGTCCGTGGAATTCGGCGCCAGAGAGTCGACGGCGGTGTGCGAGGCGCTCCAGCGCGGAGCGGCATAG
- a CDS encoding HAD family hydrolase produces MLGLVENHSLTHSMPRTAAFFDLDKTVIAKSSTLTFSKSFYQGGLINRRAVLRTAYAQFVFLAGGADHDQMERMRAYLSALCRGWNVQQVKEIVAETLHDLIDPIIYDEAASLIEEHHTAGRDVVIVSTSGAEVVEPIGELLGADRVVATRMVVGDDGCFTGEVEYYAYGPTKAEAIEELARSEGYDLARCYAYSDSATDVPMLNAVGHPFAVNPDRTLRREALAREWPILDFNRPVRLKQRLPTLSAPSRPTLVAAAAIGAAAATAGLVWYASRRRAAAG; encoded by the coding sequence ATGCTCGGCCTCGTGGAAAACCACTCCTTGACCCACTCGATGCCTCGCACTGCCGCGTTCTTTGACCTGGACAAGACGGTCATTGCGAAGTCGAGCACGCTCACCTTCAGCAAGTCGTTCTACCAAGGCGGGCTGATCAACCGCAGGGCGGTACTGCGAACCGCGTACGCGCAGTTCGTGTTCCTCGCCGGCGGCGCCGACCACGACCAGATGGAGCGGATGCGCGCGTACCTCTCGGCACTGTGCCGCGGGTGGAACGTGCAGCAGGTGAAGGAGATCGTCGCCGAGACGCTCCACGACCTGATCGACCCGATCATCTACGACGAGGCCGCGTCGCTCATCGAGGAGCACCACACTGCGGGGCGCGACGTGGTGATCGTCTCCACGTCCGGCGCGGAGGTCGTCGAGCCGATCGGCGAACTCCTCGGCGCGGACCGCGTGGTGGCCACGCGCATGGTGGTGGGCGACGACGGCTGCTTCACGGGTGAGGTGGAGTACTACGCGTACGGGCCGACGAAGGCGGAGGCGATCGAGGAGCTCGCCCGGTCCGAGGGGTACGACCTCGCGCGCTGCTACGCGTACAGCGACTCGGCGACCGATGTACCGATGCTGAATGCGGTCGGCCACCCCTTCGCAGTCAATCCGGACCGGACGCTCCGCCGTGAGGCGCTCGCGCGCGAGTGGCCGATTCTCGACTTCAACCGGCCCGTCCGACTCAAGCAGCGGCTGCCCACTCTGTCCGCACCGTCGCGGCCCACCCTCGTCGCGGCCGCCGCCATCGGCGCCGCGGCGGCCACCGCGGGCCTGGTCTGGTACGCCAGCCGCCGGCGCGCCGCGGCCGGCTGA
- the ssd gene encoding septum site-determining protein Ssd: MAGAITCDRAPVADGRRRTPLIVTEDVDLLDDLLRLCAAAGARPEVHHGVPERRGSWESAPLVLVGDDAVERVRGVARRRGVVLVGRDQDDSGVWRRAVEIGADHVLMLPDGEQWLMDRIADVVEGVGRPALTVGVIGGRGGAGASTLACALAVTSARTGRRTLLVDADPLGGGLDVLLGGEAAEGMRWPAFAESRGRVAGGALEESLPELHALRVLSWDRGDTVAVPPEAVRAVLAAARRRGGAVVVDLPRRVDEGAAEALAQLDLGLLVVPPELRAVAAAKRVASGVGMVLRDLRVVVGPSRGGAAGLLDPEEVARLLGLPLVGELPAEGVLLTGDGGGLPPGGAARGPLARFCTAFWERVPVVAAEGGAA; the protein is encoded by the coding sequence GTGGCGGGAGCCATCACATGCGACCGGGCGCCGGTCGCCGACGGGCGGCGGCGCACACCGCTGATCGTGACCGAGGACGTGGATCTGCTGGACGACCTGCTGCGGCTGTGCGCCGCGGCCGGCGCCCGGCCCGAGGTCCATCACGGGGTGCCGGAGCGCAGAGGGAGCTGGGAATCGGCGCCGTTGGTGCTCGTCGGGGACGACGCGGTCGAGCGGGTACGGGGTGTGGCGCGGCGGCGAGGCGTCGTGCTGGTGGGGCGTGACCAAGACGATTCGGGAGTGTGGCGGCGGGCCGTCGAGATCGGCGCCGACCATGTGCTGATGCTGCCGGACGGCGAGCAGTGGCTGATGGACCGGATCGCCGACGTGGTCGAAGGCGTGGGGAGGCCGGCGCTCACCGTCGGGGTGATCGGCGGGCGAGGCGGTGCCGGGGCGTCCACGCTGGCGTGCGCGCTCGCCGTGACGTCGGCGAGGACAGGGCGGCGCACACTCCTCGTCGACGCGGATCCGCTCGGTGGCGGGCTCGACGTGCTGCTCGGCGGGGAGGCCGCGGAGGGGATGCGGTGGCCGGCGTTCGCGGAGTCGCGGGGGCGGGTCGCTGGGGGTGCGTTGGAGGAGTCGCTGCCCGAGCTGCATGCCCTGCGGGTGCTGAGCTGGGACCGGGGAGACACGGTGGCGGTCCCACCCGAAGCCGTACGGGCGGTGCTGGCCGCGGCGCGGCGGCGGGGCGGCGCGGTGGTGGTGGATCTGCCGCGCCGGGTCGACGAAGGGGCGGCCGAGGCGCTGGCCCAGCTGGATCTGGGGCTGCTCGTGGTGCCGCCGGAGCTGAGGGCCGTCGCGGCTGCGAAACGAGTCGCCTCCGGCGTGGGGATGGTGCTGCGTGACCTGCGCGTGGTCGTGGGGCCTTCGCGCGGGGGTGCGGCCGGCCTGCTCGATCCGGAGGAGGTCGCACGACTTCTCGGGCTTCCGCTCGTCGGTGAACTTCCGGCGGAGGGAGTGCTGTTGACGGGCGATGGCGGTGGGCTGCCGCCGGGTGGTGCGGCGCGGGGGCCGCTCGCGCGGTTCTGCACGGCCTTCTGGGAGCGCGTGCCGGTTGTGGCGGCTGAGGGGGGTGCGGCGTGA
- a CDS encoding TadA family conjugal transfer-associated ATPase gives MLDGVRQWLAENGAEATPARVAEALRAQGKLLGDAEVLGAAGQLRSELVGTGPLEPLLADPSVTDVLVSAPDRVWVDRGGGLELTAVAFESTSSVRRLAQRLAAVAGRRLDDARPWVDARLPDGTRLHAVLPPVAVGCACLSLRVVRPRAFTLEELVTAGTVPPGGDRVLRALLDARLSFLISGGTGSGKTTLLSALLGLVGPGERVVLAEDSAELRPDHPHVVRLEARPVNQEGAGLVALDDLVRQALRMRPDRLVVGEVRGPEVVALLAALNTGHEGGCGTVHANAAHDVPARLEALGTAAGLDRGALHSQLAAALSVVLHLVRDRRGRRRIAEVHVLERDAAGWVVTVPALRWGEGEFVRERGWGRLRGLLGEFAEGG, from the coding sequence ATGTTGGACGGGGTGCGGCAGTGGCTCGCGGAGAACGGTGCGGAGGCGACTCCGGCCCGGGTCGCGGAGGCTCTCAGGGCCCAAGGGAAGCTCCTCGGGGACGCCGAAGTACTGGGCGCGGCCGGCCAGTTGCGCTCCGAACTCGTGGGCACAGGACCGCTTGAACCTCTGCTCGCCGACCCCTCGGTGACCGACGTGCTGGTGTCCGCACCCGACCGGGTGTGGGTGGACCGGGGCGGTGGCCTGGAGCTGACGGCCGTGGCGTTCGAGAGCACGTCATCCGTGCGCAGGCTCGCGCAGCGGCTCGCGGCGGTGGCCGGGCGGCGCCTGGACGACGCGAGGCCGTGGGTCGACGCCCGGTTGCCGGACGGGACCCGACTGCACGCCGTCCTGCCGCCCGTCGCCGTCGGCTGCGCGTGTCTGTCGCTGCGGGTGGTGCGGCCACGTGCTTTCACGCTGGAGGAACTTGTGACGGCGGGAACGGTGCCGCCCGGCGGGGACCGGGTGCTTCGGGCCCTTCTCGACGCCCGGCTGTCCTTCCTGATCAGCGGTGGTACGGGGTCCGGGAAGACGACGCTGCTGAGCGCGTTGCTCGGCCTGGTGGGGCCGGGGGAGCGCGTGGTGCTCGCCGAGGACTCCGCCGAGCTACGGCCCGACCATCCGCATGTGGTGCGGCTCGAGGCACGGCCGGTCAACCAGGAAGGGGCAGGGCTGGTGGCCCTGGACGACCTGGTCCGTCAGGCGCTGCGCATGCGGCCGGACCGTCTGGTGGTGGGCGAGGTGCGGGGCCCTGAGGTGGTGGCGCTCCTCGCCGCGCTGAACACGGGACACGAGGGTGGCTGCGGCACGGTCCACGCGAACGCCGCCCATGATGTGCCCGCCCGCCTCGAGGCCCTGGGGACGGCGGCCGGTCTCGATCGCGGCGCGCTGCACAGTCAGTTGGCGGCGGCCCTGTCGGTGGTTCTTCACCTCGTACGGGACCGGAGGGGCCGCCGCCGCATCGCCGAGGTCCATGTTCTGGAACGTGACGCGGCCGGCTGGGTGGTCACGGTTCCCGCACTGCGGTGGGGCGAGGGGGAGTTCGTACGGGAGCGGGGGTGGGGGCGGTTGCGGGGGTTGCTCGGGGAGTTCGCGGAGGGGGGTTAG
- a CDS encoding type II secretion system F family protein — MPVEGAVVVAGVGAVGVGVGPGGCAALVCVGAAAWVAGGGHGREARRARELLGIGGGVSWGAQAWREGWARWRERWEWWVLVVGVVLAVLGASVVPLVVGAAGVPLAARVRRDREARRVRERRADAVISLCGVLAGEVRAGRQPGEALIVAVREEGETRAGVGGSGAGDGAVVAAARFGGDVPGALREAAREPGAEGLLGLAACWRVAVDRGAGLAAGLERLSGALRAERDQRADLRAQLAGSRSTAVMLAGLPVLGLLLGSVLGARPLRVLLHTGAGFGCLLVGGVLEGAGLWWALRIVRGAEER; from the coding sequence ATGCCCGTGGAGGGGGCGGTTGTTGTGGCTGGAGTTGGGGCGGTGGGGGTTGGGGTGGGTCCTGGTGGTTGTGCGGCTCTGGTCTGTGTGGGGGCCGCGGCCTGGGTCGCCGGTGGTGGGCACGGGCGTGAGGCGCGGCGGGCGAGGGAGCTGCTGGGTATCGGCGGCGGTGTGTCGTGGGGCGCGCAGGCGTGGCGTGAGGGCTGGGCGAGATGGCGGGAGCGGTGGGAGTGGTGGGTGCTGGTTGTAGGGGTTGTGCTCGCGGTGCTAGGGGCTTCCGTGGTGCCGCTGGTGGTGGGCGCGGCAGGGGTGCCTCTGGCGGCGCGGGTGCGGCGGGACCGGGAGGCGCGACGGGTGCGGGAGCGTCGGGCGGACGCGGTGATCTCGCTGTGCGGGGTGTTGGCGGGGGAGGTGCGCGCGGGGCGGCAGCCGGGGGAGGCGCTGATCGTGGCGGTTCGTGAGGAGGGGGAGACGAGGGCGGGCGTGGGCGGCTCGGGCGCCGGTGACGGGGCGGTGGTGGCTGCGGCCAGGTTCGGTGGGGATGTGCCGGGGGCCCTGCGGGAGGCGGCGCGGGAACCGGGGGCCGAGGGGTTGTTGGGGCTTGCGGCGTGCTGGCGGGTGGCGGTGGACCGGGGTGCGGGGCTCGCGGCCGGGCTGGAGCGTCTTTCGGGCGCCCTGCGGGCCGAGCGGGACCAAAGGGCGGATCTACGCGCCCAATTGGCCGGGTCGCGGTCGACGGCGGTGATGCTCGCGGGGCTTCCCGTTCTGGGGCTGTTGCTGGGGAGTGTGCTCGGGGCCCGGCCGTTGAGGGTGCTTTTGCACACCGGTGCGGGGTTCGGGTGCCTGCTGGTGGGCGGGGTGTTGGAGGGAGCGGGGCTGTGGTGGGCGCTGCGGATCGTACGGGGAGCGGAGGAGCGATGA
- a CDS encoding type II secretion system F family protein produces MNVVHRLGLVLCVVTALGWIVHEVAVRRRERALLRRLNALLEAVAEKPAGRGVDVRGAVGRWGPPMGAVCAGYVLVGGAAGLGLGLVAAFGVWRWRRRARAAADVASSSEAAHAQARRQLPLAADLLSACIAAGADPVRAARAVGESLGGPVGEVLARGAAQVRLGGEPRAAWRQLASIPGARALAGLLERAGDSGAPAAEPVARLAAEARAERGRATAAVARRAAVLITAPVGLCFLPAFVAIGVLPVVIGVAGGLLGGR; encoded by the coding sequence ATGAACGTTGTCCACAGGCTGGGGCTCGTGCTGTGCGTCGTGACGGCGTTGGGGTGGATCGTGCACGAGGTGGCGGTACGGCGCAGGGAACGGGCGCTGCTGCGGAGGCTGAACGCCCTGCTGGAGGCCGTGGCTGAGAAGCCCGCGGGGAGGGGTGTGGATGTGCGGGGTGCCGTCGGCCGTTGGGGGCCGCCGATGGGGGCGGTGTGTGCTGGATACGTGCTGGTGGGCGGGGCGGCCGGGCTGGGTCTGGGGCTGGTCGCGGCGTTCGGGGTGTGGCGTTGGAGGCGAAGGGCCCGTGCGGCGGCCGACGTGGCGTCGTCCTCGGAGGCCGCGCATGCACAGGCGCGTCGGCAACTGCCTTTGGCCGCTGATCTGCTGTCCGCGTGCATCGCCGCCGGCGCCGATCCCGTGAGGGCGGCGAGGGCTGTGGGGGAGTCGCTGGGCGGGCCGGTCGGGGAGGTGCTGGCGCGGGGCGCGGCCCAGGTGCGGCTTGGCGGTGAACCGCGAGCTGCGTGGCGGCAGTTGGCCTCGATACCGGGGGCACGTGCGCTGGCCGGGCTTCTTGAACGGGCCGGTGATTCGGGCGCCCCGGCCGCGGAACCGGTGGCGCGGCTGGCCGCGGAGGCCCGGGCCGAACGAGGGCGGGCGACCGCCGCGGTGGCGCGCCGGGCGGCCGTGCTGATCACGGCGCCGGTGGGCCTGTGCTTCCTGCCCGCGTTCGTGGCCATCGGAGTGCTGCCCGTGGTGATCGGGGTGGCCGGCGGGCTGTTGGGAGGTCGATGA
- a CDS encoding DUF4244 domain-containing protein: MYGVMRARAGMWVRRRRAARRDAGMVTSEYAMGLIAAVGFAGLLLKVLTSGQVQAALQGIVERALHG; the protein is encoded by the coding sequence ATGTACGGAGTGATGCGGGCGCGTGCCGGGATGTGGGTGCGTCGGAGGCGTGCGGCGAGGCGGGACGCGGGGATGGTCACGTCGGAGTACGCGATGGGGCTGATCGCGGCGGTCGGGTTCGCCGGGCTGCTGCTGAAGGTGCTGACCAGTGGACAGGTGCAGGCCGCGCTTCAGGGGATCGTCGAGAGGGCGCTCCATGGGTAG
- a CDS encoding TadE family type IV pilus minor pilin, which yields MTAEAAVVLPVLVTFTLALVWALMAASAQIQCVDAARAGARALARQDPQGAAVESAKRVAPRGAKVAVSREGDLVRVAVQAAAPGPGVLNVHLRADAVALAEETVGTAEEAVGTAEEAVGTAEVDGRGGRDGGGGG from the coding sequence GTGACGGCGGAGGCGGCCGTGGTGCTGCCGGTGCTCGTGACCTTCACGCTGGCGCTGGTCTGGGCGCTGATGGCCGCGTCCGCGCAGATCCAGTGCGTGGACGCGGCCAGGGCGGGCGCCAGGGCGCTCGCCCGCCAGGACCCGCAGGGGGCGGCGGTGGAGTCGGCGAAGAGGGTCGCTCCGCGCGGCGCGAAGGTCGCCGTGAGCCGGGAGGGAGACCTGGTCCGCGTCGCCGTCCAGGCCGCCGCGCCCGGGCCGGGAGTGCTGAACGTCCACCTGCGGGCCGACGCGGTGGCGCTGGCTGAGGAGACGGTCGGGACGGCTGAGGAGGCGGTGGGGACGGCTGAGGAGGCGGTGGGGACGGCTGAGGTGGACGGACGAGGGGGCCGGGACGGCGGAGGCGGTGGGTGA
- a CDS encoding Rv3654c family TadE-like protein — MDRRRGSEDRGSATVWAVMAMAALGLVFGCVLTMGQAVVVRHRAGGAADLAALAAADHWMAGREEACARAARVAAAQDARLVRCAVYGEVSDVTAAAGAAPLTAEARARAGPARPVPPEVPTDPAGPADPAGHADSG; from the coding sequence ATGGATCGGCGGAGGGGGTCTGAGGACCGGGGTTCCGCGACCGTGTGGGCCGTGATGGCGATGGCCGCGCTCGGGCTGGTCTTCGGGTGCGTACTGACCATGGGGCAGGCCGTCGTGGTACGCCACCGGGCAGGCGGGGCAGCCGACTTGGCGGCACTCGCGGCCGCCGATCACTGGATGGCGGGCCGGGAGGAAGCCTGCGCCCGCGCGGCGAGGGTGGCGGCCGCCCAGGACGCGCGGCTCGTGCGGTGCGCGGTGTACGGAGAGGTCTCCGATGTCACCGCGGCGGCCGGCGCGGCGCCGCTGACGGCGGAGGCCAGGGCTCGGGCGGGGCCTGCGAGGCCGGTGCCACCCGAGGTCCCGACCGACCCAGCAGGTCCGGCTGATCCGGCCGGTCACGCTGATTCCGGGTGA
- a CDS encoding DEAD/DEAH box helicase yields MAFNHLPAGVHDALGALSVTPVTHSVPMAKNHRRGQPAPDTASRPSPGAILDRLASGPSRASRITHTEHLPPRPGRHAVWPDRIRSEVIAAVQSAGIEHPWAHQALAAEHAMDGESVVVSTGTASGKSLAYLVPVLSRLLDGSEAPNGRGATALYLAPTKALAADQCRSVKELSQPLGTAIRPAVYDGDTPVEEREWVRQYANYVLTNPDMLHRGILPSHPRWSSFLKSLKYVVIDECHTYRGVFGSHVAQVLRRLRRLCARYGSEPVFLLASATAADPAVAAERLTGLPVLEIADDASPRGELVFALWEPPLTDLHGEKGAPVRRTATAETADLLTDLTVQGVHSVAFVRSRRGAELISVIAQERLAEIDRSLARRVAAYRGGYLPEERRALERALHSGELLGLAATTALELGIDVSGLDAVVIAGYPGTRASLWQQAGRAGRSGQGALAVLVARDDPLDTYLVHHPEALFDQPVESTVLDPDNPYVLAPHLCAAAAELPLTEDDLPLFGPTTAELLPQLEDAKLLRRRTKAWHWTRRERAADLTDIRGDGGSPVQIVEAGTGRLLGTVDAGSAHTTVHDGAVHLHQGRTYLVKHLDLEDSVALVEEANPTYSTTARDTTAISVLETDVEVPWGDGRLCYGSVEVTNQVVSFLRRRLITGEVLGETKLDLPPRTLRTRAVWWTVTEDQLDAARVNPEILGGALHAAEHASIGMLPLFATCDRWDIGGVSVPLHPDTLLPTVFVYDGHPGGAGFAERAFHTAREWLTATLEAIASCECEAGCPSCIQSPKCGNGNDPLHKRGAVRLLKVLLRDSPPSGAPSTAAIPTAQASPEGRPASQDQEPGQDAD; encoded by the coding sequence ATGGCATTCAATCACTTACCGGCAGGCGTGCACGACGCCTTAGGAGCATTGTCCGTCACGCCAGTGACACACTCGGTGCCGATGGCCAAGAATCACCGTCGCGGACAACCCGCGCCGGACACCGCTTCCCGCCCCTCTCCAGGGGCGATTCTCGACCGGCTCGCCTCGGGTCCGAGCCGGGCTTCGCGCATCACTCATACGGAGCACTTGCCCCCGCGACCGGGTCGTCATGCCGTGTGGCCCGACCGCATCCGATCCGAGGTCATCGCCGCCGTCCAGTCGGCCGGAATCGAGCACCCCTGGGCCCACCAGGCACTCGCCGCCGAGCACGCGATGGACGGCGAGTCGGTCGTCGTCTCCACCGGAACGGCCTCCGGAAAGTCCCTGGCGTACCTCGTCCCGGTGCTCTCCCGGCTCCTAGACGGCTCCGAGGCACCGAACGGGCGTGGCGCGACCGCGCTCTACCTCGCGCCGACGAAAGCCCTCGCCGCGGACCAGTGCCGATCGGTGAAGGAACTTTCACAACCTCTCGGCACGGCGATCCGCCCCGCGGTCTACGACGGCGACACCCCGGTCGAGGAACGCGAGTGGGTGCGGCAGTACGCCAACTACGTCCTGACCAACCCCGACATGCTGCACCGCGGGATATTGCCCTCACACCCCCGCTGGTCCTCGTTCCTCAAGTCGCTCAAGTACGTCGTCATCGACGAGTGCCACACCTACCGCGGTGTCTTCGGGTCCCACGTCGCCCAGGTACTGCGCCGTCTACGCCGCCTGTGCGCCCGCTACGGCTCGGAACCGGTGTTCCTGCTGGCGTCCGCCACCGCCGCCGACCCGGCCGTCGCTGCGGAGCGTCTGACGGGTCTCCCGGTCCTCGAGATCGCCGACGACGCCTCGCCCCGCGGAGAGCTCGTCTTCGCTCTCTGGGAGCCGCCTCTCACCGATCTCCACGGCGAGAAGGGCGCCCCCGTCCGCCGCACCGCCACCGCCGAGACGGCGGACCTGCTGACCGACCTGACCGTGCAGGGCGTCCACTCCGTGGCTTTCGTGCGTTCCCGGCGCGGCGCCGAGCTGATCTCGGTGATCGCCCAGGAACGCCTCGCCGAGATCGATCGCTCCCTCGCCCGCCGCGTCGCCGCCTACCGCGGCGGCTACCTGCCCGAGGAACGCCGCGCCCTCGAACGCGCCCTGCACTCCGGCGAACTCCTCGGCCTCGCCGCCACCACCGCCCTCGAACTCGGCATCGATGTCTCGGGGTTGGACGCCGTCGTCATCGCCGGCTATCCGGGCACCAGGGCATCGCTGTGGCAGCAGGCAGGCCGCGCGGGACGGTCGGGGCAGGGTGCCCTCGCCGTTCTCGTCGCCCGCGACGACCCACTGGACACCTACCTCGTCCACCACCCCGAAGCCCTCTTCGACCAGCCGGTGGAGTCGACGGTCCTGGACCCCGACAACCCGTACGTCCTCGCCCCCCATCTGTGCGCCGCAGCCGCAGAACTCCCGCTCACCGAAGACGACTTGCCCCTCTTCGGCCCGACGACCGCCGAGCTGCTCCCCCAGCTGGAGGACGCGAAGCTGCTGCGCCGCCGCACCAAGGCCTGGCACTGGACCCGCCGCGAGCGCGCCGCCGATCTGACGGACATCCGAGGCGACGGCGGCAGCCCCGTACAGATCGTCGAGGCGGGCACGGGACGCCTCCTGGGCACCGTGGACGCCGGCTCGGCGCACACGACCGTCCACGACGGCGCGGTCCACCTCCACCAGGGCCGCACATACCTCGTGAAGCACCTGGACCTGGAGGACTCGGTCGCCCTGGTCGAGGAGGCCAACCCGACCTACTCGACCACCGCCCGCGACACCACAGCCATCTCCGTCCTGGAGACGGACGTCGAAGTCCCTTGGGGCGACGGCCGGTTGTGCTACGGCTCCGTCGAAGTCACCAACCAGGTCGTCTCCTTCCTGCGCCGTCGCCTCATCACCGGCGAAGTCCTCGGCGAGACCAAACTCGACCTCCCTCCCCGCACCCTCCGCACCCGCGCCGTGTGGTGGACGGTGACGGAGGACCAACTCGACGCGGCCCGCGTGAACCCGGAGATCCTCGGCGGCGCGCTCCATGCCGCCGAACACGCCTCCATCGGCATGCTGCCGCTGTTCGCCACCTGCGACCGCTGGGACATCGGCGGCGTCTCCGTCCCGCTCCACCCGGACACCCTGCTGCCCACGGTCTTCGTGTACGACGGCCATCCCGGCGGGGCGGGATTCGCGGAGCGCGCCTTCCACACGGCCCGCGAGTGGCTCACGGCCACCCTCGAAGCGATCGCCTCCTGCGAGTGCGAGGCGGGCTGCCCGTCCTGCATCCAGTCCCCCAAGTGCGGCAACGGCAACGACCCTCTCCACAAGCGGGGCGCGGTACGACTACTGAAGGTCCTGCTCAGGGACTCGCCACCGTCAGGGGCGCCGTCGACTGCGGCGATACCCACGGCGCAGGCCTCGCCCGAGGGGCGACCGGCATCGCAGGATCAGGAACCCGGTCAGGACGCCGACTGA
- the bldG gene encoding anti-sigma factor antagonist BldG, producing MDLSLSTRTVGDRTVVEVGGEIDVYTAPKLREQLVELVNDGSFHLVVDMEGVDFLDSTGLGVLVGGLKRVRAHEGSLRLVCNQERILKIFRITGLTKVFPIHTSVEEAVAATD from the coding sequence GTGGACCTGTCCCTGTCGACCCGTACCGTCGGCGATCGTACGGTCGTCGAGGTCGGTGGCGAAATCGATGTATATACCGCGCCCAAGCTGCGAGAGCAGCTGGTCGAGCTGGTGAACGACGGCAGCTTCCACCTTGTCGTCGACATGGAGGGAGTCGATTTCCTCGACTCCACCGGGCTCGGCGTGCTGGTGGGCGGACTGAAGCGAGTGCGGGCCCATGAGGGCTCGCTGCGACTGGTCTGCAACCAGGAGCGCATTCTCAAGATCTTCCGTATCACCGGCCTGACCAAGGTGTTCCCCATCCACACCTCGGTCGAGGAAGCCGTAGCGGCTACCGACTGA